The Fusobacterium varium nucleotide sequence TCCACTTGAATATTTTCATCTATTTTTGTAATAACTCCATCTTCTATAAGAATATCTCTTATAATCTCTTGATTATTCTCTACTACTAGTTTACAATTTTTAACTAGCATAATCCTGCCTCTTTCATTCCTTCTTCAATTTCTTGAGCTACTAATTTAGCTGCATTTGCAGGATCTTCATTTTTAGTTATAGGTCTTCCTACTACTAAGAAGTCACATCCATTCATTATAGCATCTTTTGGAGTCATTATTCTTTCTTGGTCATTTGTTGCTGACCATCTTGGTCTTACACCTGGACATACAGTTTTAAAGTTAGCTCCACAAGCTTCTTTTATTAATTTTGCTTCCCAAGGAGAACATACTACTCCATCAAGTCCAGCTTCTTTTCCTAATTTTGCCCAGTTTAAAGCTAAATCTGATAGTGATAATGTAGATTTAAATGTTTCTTCTACATCTGCTGCTGATAAACTTGTAAGTACAGTAACTCCGATTACTACGTTATTTGGATTTACTTTTTTAACTTCTTCAACCACTTTAGACATCATTT carries:
- the pyrF gene encoding orotidine-5'-phosphate decarboxylase, producing the protein MNAKDRMIIALDFPTMEAAKELVEKIGDGATFYKVGLELFLNSKGEMIEYLRSKGKKIFLDLKFHDIPNTTAMASVFAAKQDVFMFNVHASGGRKMMSKVVEEVKKVNPNNVVIGVTVLTSLSAADVEETFKSTLSLSDLALNWAKLGKEAGLDGVVCSPWEAKLIKEACGANFKTVCPGVRPRWSATNDQERIMTPKDAIMNGCDFLVVGRPITKNEDPANAAKLVAQEIEEGMKEAGLC